The DNA window ACTCGTTGACCGCGGCGATCGGCTGATCTTGCCTGGCTTCAGCCGGCTCGTCGATGGGAAGGGTAGGCCAGCGCAGCCGGATGAAGCTGATCACGGCCGGCGCCATATCGCGCAGCAGCCTGGCGTCGGCGGTGCCGAACGGGCCTGAAGCGCGCAGCCGCATCAGCGACAGCACCAGCGCGTCCTTGCCGGGCAGCGGCACGAAGAAGCCGACCTCCTCGGCCAGCCTGGTCTGGCTGTAGTAGGAGCGAAAGTACTCGCTGGCGTAGAAGCGGTCCGGCGCCAGTTCGCGCATGCGCCAGAACCCCTCCTTGCGCTCGACCGCGGCGTGGTGGAACGGATCGAGCAGATAGGGCCCTTCCTGGTAGAGCGCGACGAAGACATGGCTTTCCGCCGGCGAGAAGGTTTCGAACAGCAATGGCGGGCGCGAGGCGCCGCGATAGCCGAAGACCACGCAGTGGTCGAAGCTGACATGCTGGCGCAGCCAATCGACCATCGCCTTGCCGAACAGGTCGCCGCTCGTCTCCCGCGTCGCCGCGACAAGGGCGGCGAGCCGGCTGTATTCGTCGCTGCGGGACGCACCCAATACCTACCCCTCTAAACGCGAAAATAGATCAGATATACCACCTGCGAGGTATATACTAGTCGCCATTGGCTCTGGTAGCGTTCGGAAATAGCCCTGTCGCTGGAGCCCGCAGCCTTTGACCGCAGTGCCCGACATCGAGTTTCGCGGCGTCACCAAGCGTTATGGCGCGGTGACCGCGGTCAGCGGCATCGATCTGTCTGTCCCGCCCTCCGCCTTCGTCGCCCTGCTCGGGCCGTCCGGCTGCGGCAAGACAACGTGCCTGCGCATGATCGGCGGCTTCGAACAGCCGAGCGAAGGCCAGGTGTTCATCCGCGGCCAGGACATGGCCGGCACGCCGCCCTACCGGCGGCCGGTCAACATGGTGTTCCAGCAATATGCGCTGTTTCCGCACCTGGATGTCGAGGACAACGTTGCCTACGGGCTGCGCCAGGCACGGCCGCGGCTGTCGTCGCGCGAGATTGGCCAGCGGTCCGGCGAAGCGCTCGAAATGGTGCGGCTTGCCGGCTATGGCGGCCGCAAGATCCACGAACTGTCGGGCGGCCAGCAGCAGCGTGTCGCGCTGGCGCGCGCGCTGGTCAACAAGCCGGCGGTGCTGTTGCTCGACGAGCCGCTGGCCGCGCTCGACAAGAAGCTGCGCACCGACATGCAGATCGAGCTGCAGAACCTGCAGCGCGAGATCGGCATCACCTTCGTGCTTGTCACCCACGACCAGGAGGAAGCGCTGTCGATGAGCGATTTCGTCTGCGTCATGAATGGCGGGCGCATCGTCCAGCTCGGCCAGCCGAGCGAGATCTACGACGAGCCGGCCGATCTGTTCGTCGCCGATTTCGTCGGCAAGACCAATCTGTTGAGCGGCAAGGTCACCGGGCATTCGGGCGATCTGGTTGACGTGGCGCTGGCCGACGGCACCGTCATTGCGGCGCGCAAGCGGACCGCCTTGCGGCAAGGCGAGACCGTTTCGGTCAGCCTGCGCCCGGAATCACTCAGCCTCGGCGCTCCGCAAAGCGGTCCGCTCATGGGCATCGTGCGCAACCGCATCTTCCTGGGCTCGACCGCGGAATACGCCATCGAGGTCCAGGGCATCGGAACGCTGCTGGCCAAGGCCGACCATCTGATCGGACAAGGCAATCTCTTCAAGCCGGGCGAACCCGTCGCCATCGGCTATGCCGCCGGAACGCCGCTGGCGTTTCCGGAAACCAAGAACAACGGGACCAACCAGAGGGTAAACCAAAATGTCGAAATCATATCGTGACGGACTGCCGATAAGCCCTGAAAAATTCGTCGACCAACTGATGCGCCTCAAGCGCGGCTCGATCGGCCGCCGCGACTTCCTGGGCCTTACCGGCCTCGGCATTGCGACGGCGGTGATGGCGCGTGAGATCGGCATCATGCCAACGCCGGCTTTTGCCGCCGAAAACCTGGGCGACCGCATGTCGATCGCCACCTGGCCCAACTACCATGATCCGCAGACCTTCGAGAACTTCAAGAAGGACACCGGCGTCGCCGTCGAGGTCAACGTGTTCGGCTCTAACGAGGAGATGCTGGCCAAGCTGCAGGCCGGCGCCTCGGGCTGGAGCCTGTTCGTGCCGACCAATTACACGATCTCGACCTACAAGAAGCTCGGCATCATCGAGCCGCTCGACATGGCGAAACTGCCGAATTTCGACAGCACGCAGGAAGACCCGCGCTTCACCTCGGAGGGCACGATCGACAAGGTGATCTACGCCGTGCCGAAGAACTGGGGCACGACAGGTTTCGCCGTCAACACCAAGAAGCTGACCAAGCCGATGACGAGCTGGAAGGAGTTCTGGGACACGGCCATGGCCGAGGGCGACGGCCGCACCATGGTGCACGACTACCAGCTGACGACGATCGGCAATGCGCTGAAGTACTTTGGCTACTCCTTCAACTCGCTCAAGCAGGACGAACTTGCCAAGGCCGAGGAACTGCTGCTGAAGGTCAAGCCGCATCTGTTCGCGGTCTCCTCCGACTACCAGCCGGGCATGCGCGCGGGCGACGCGTGGATGACGATGTGCTGGACCAATGACGGCGCGCAGCTGCATCGCGACATTCCCGAGATCGCCTATGTGCTGGGCAAGGAGGGCGGCGAAATCTGGACCGACTTCTACGCCATCCCGAAGGACGCGCCGAACAAGCCGGCCGGCTATGCACTGCTCAACTACCTGATGAACCCGCAGGTCGCGGTGAAGGAGCACCTTGCCAACGGCGCGCCCTCGACCGACGCCCGCGTCAACAAGCTGCTGCCCAAGGAAGTGCTCGACAATCCGATCCTCTATCCGGCGGCCGACCTGTTGACGCCGCTGGAGTTCGGCGCAGCGGCAACGCTGACCGATCCGGGCCGCGCCGAGCTGATGGCGCGCTTCAAGTCGGCCTGAGCGCCGGCCTGACGCGGACAATTGACCGGCGGGCGCACGCCCGTCGGTATCGGGGCGGTTTCAAATGCACGGCAACAGATTTCGTCACAATTTCCTGACCGCCTTGCTGCTTGCTCCGGCAACGGCGTGGCTGGTGGTGTTCCTGGTGCTGCCGTTCATCGCGATCGCCGTTTTCAGCGTCGGCGAGCGGGCACCGGAAGGCGGCTATCAGGCGGCCTTCACCTTCGCGCAATATGCCAACCTTCCGGCGCGGGCGACGGCCTTCTGGAACACGATGGTGCTGGCGCCGGTGGGCGCGCTGGCCTGTCTGCTCGTCGCCTACCCGGTCGCCTACTACCTCGCCTTGCGGGCACCGCAGCGCTGGCGGCTGATCCTGCTCGCGCTCGTCGTCATTCCGTTCTGGACCAGCCTTCTGATGCGGACCTATGCCTGGATGTACATTCTGGGCGGACGCGGCATCCCGGCGCTGCTCGCCTTTGTCGGCATCGAGGATGTCAGGCTGATCAACACGCCGGGCGCCGTGCTGCTCGGTATCGTCTACGGCT is part of the Mesorhizobium loti genome and encodes:
- a CDS encoding LuxR C-terminal-related transcriptional regulator, which encodes MGASRSDEYSRLAALVAATRETSGDLFGKAMVDWLRQHVSFDHCVVFGYRGASRPPLLFETFSPAESHVFVALYQEGPYLLDPFHHAAVERKEGFWRMRELAPDRFYASEYFRSYYSQTRLAEEVGFFVPLPGKDALVLSLMRLRASGPFGTADARLLRDMAPAVISFIRLRWPTLPIDEPAEARQDQPIAAVNEFDRAHIWKSLSLTPREKHVVDLVLQGHSTESIARAMRIVPGTVKVHRRNIYRKLKIKSQAGLFARFVEIIDARIR
- a CDS encoding ABC transporter ATP-binding protein produces the protein MTAVPDIEFRGVTKRYGAVTAVSGIDLSVPPSAFVALLGPSGCGKTTCLRMIGGFEQPSEGQVFIRGQDMAGTPPYRRPVNMVFQQYALFPHLDVEDNVAYGLRQARPRLSSREIGQRSGEALEMVRLAGYGGRKIHELSGGQQQRVALARALVNKPAVLLLDEPLAALDKKLRTDMQIELQNLQREIGITFVLVTHDQEEALSMSDFVCVMNGGRIVQLGQPSEIYDEPADLFVADFVGKTNLLSGKVTGHSGDLVDVALADGTVIAARKRTALRQGETVSVSLRPESLSLGAPQSGPLMGIVRNRIFLGSTAEYAIEVQGIGTLLAKADHLIGQGNLFKPGEPVAIGYAAGTPLAFPETKNNGTNQRVNQNVEIIS
- a CDS encoding ABC transporter permease; this translates as MHGNRFRHNFLTALLLAPATAWLVVFLVLPFIAIAVFSVGERAPEGGYQAAFTFAQYANLPARATAFWNTMVLAPVGALACLLVAYPVAYYLALRAPQRWRLILLALVVIPFWTSLLMRTYAWMYILGGRGIPALLAFVGIEDVRLINTPGAVLLGIVYGYLPLMILPIYVSLERLDRRLLEASADLGATPLSTFLGVTLKLSLPGVMTGFSLVMILLLGEYLIPTLLGGGKVFFIGNALVDLFLQSRNWPFGSAIAITLVLVSVVVLIVANRISTRVSGARRVDLI
- a CDS encoding ABC transporter substrate-binding protein → MSKSYRDGLPISPEKFVDQLMRLKRGSIGRRDFLGLTGLGIATAVMAREIGIMPTPAFAAENLGDRMSIATWPNYHDPQTFENFKKDTGVAVEVNVFGSNEEMLAKLQAGASGWSLFVPTNYTISTYKKLGIIEPLDMAKLPNFDSTQEDPRFTSEGTIDKVIYAVPKNWGTTGFAVNTKKLTKPMTSWKEFWDTAMAEGDGRTMVHDYQLTTIGNALKYFGYSFNSLKQDELAKAEELLLKVKPHLFAVSSDYQPGMRAGDAWMTMCWTNDGAQLHRDIPEIAYVLGKEGGEIWTDFYAIPKDAPNKPAGYALLNYLMNPQVAVKEHLANGAPSTDARVNKLLPKEVLDNPILYPAADLLTPLEFGAAATLTDPGRAELMARFKSA